A genomic segment from Nymphalis io chromosome 15, ilAglIoxx1.1, whole genome shotgun sequence encodes:
- the LOC126773763 gene encoding myosin heavy chain, muscle isoform X25, with product MPKPQVQEGEDPDPTPYLFVSLEQKRIDQSKPYDGKKACWVPDEKEGFVQGEIKATKGDLVTVNLPGGETKDFKKDLVAQVNPPKYEKCEDMSNLTYLNDASVLYNLKQRYYHKLIYTYSGLFCVAINPYKRFPVYTFRCAKLYRGKRRSEVPPHIFAISDGAYVNMLTNHENQSMLITGESGAGKTENTKKVIAYFATVGAAQKKDPSQDKGKGSLEDQVVQTNPVLEAFGNAKTVRNDNSSRFGKFIRIHFGPSGKLAGADIETYLLEKARVISQQALERSYHIFYQMMSGSVSGLKDMCLLSNDIHDYYIVSQGKTTIPNVDDGEECLLTDQAFDILGFTQEEKDNVYKITAAVMHMGCMKFKQRGREEQAEADGTEDGDKVAKLLGVDCADLYKNLLKPRIKVGNEFVTQGRNKDQVTNSVGALCKGMFDRLFKWLVKKCNETLDTKQKRQHFIGVLDIAGFEIFDFNGFEQLCINFTNEKLQQFFNHHMFVLEQEEYTKEGIHWEFIDFGMDLLACIDLIEKPMGILSILEEESMFPKATDQTFVEKLNNNHLGKSAPYLKPKPPKPGCQAAHFAIGHYAGNVGYNITGWLEKNKDPLNDTVVDQFKKGANKLLVEIFADHPGQSGDAGAGGGGGKGAGGKRAKGSAFQTVSSLYREQLNNLMTTLRSTQPHFVRCIIPNELKQAGLIDSHLVMHQLTCNGVLEGIRICRKGFPNRMVYPDFKLRYKILAPQAAEKETDPKKIAQVILEATGLDVESYRLGHTKVFFRAGVLGQMEELRDDRLSKIVSWLQAYIRGYLSRKDFKKLQEQRLALQVVQRNLRKYLQLRTWPWWKLWQRVKPLLNVTRIEDEIAKLEEKAQKAQEAFEKEEKLRKEVEALNSKLLEEKQALLASLEGEKGSLSETQERANKLQAQKADLEGQLRDTQDRLTQEEDARNQLFQAKKKLEQEISGLKKDVEDLELNVQKAEQDKATKDHQIRNLNDEIAHQDELINKLNKEKKLQGESNQKTSEELQAAEDKVNHLNKVKQKLEQTLDELEDSLEREKKLRGDVEKQRRKVEGDLKLTQEAVSDLERNKKELEQTIQRKDKEISSLTAKLEDEQSLVSKVQKQIKELQARIEELEEEVESERQARAKAEKQRADLARELEELGERLEEAGGATSAQIELNKKREAELSKLRRDLEEANIQHESTLANLRKKHNDAVAEMGEQLDQLNKLKAKAEHDRASCYNELNNTRAAIDQVAREKAAQEKIVKQLQHQLNEVQSKADESNRTLNDLDAAKKKLSIENSDLLRQLEEAESQVSQLSKIKVSLTTQLEDTKRLADEEARERATLLGKFRNLEHDLDNIREQVEEEAEGKADLQRQLSKANAEAQLWRSKYESEGVARSEELEEAKRKLQARLAEAEETIESLNQKVVALEKTKQRLATEVEDLQLEVDRATAIANAAEKKQKAFDKIIGEWKLKVDDLAAELDASQKECRNYSTELFRLKGAYEEGQEQLEAVRRENKNLADEVKDLLDQIGEGGRNIHEIEKARKRLEAEKDELQAALEEAEAALEQEENKVLRAQLELSQVRQEIDRRIQEKEEEFENTRKNHQRALDSMQASLEAEAKGKAEALRMKKKLEADINELEIALDHANKANAEAQKNIKRYQAQIKDLQTALEEEQRARDDAREQLGISERRANALQNELEESRTLLEQADRARRQAEQELGDAHEQLNELSAQSASLSAAKRKLESELQTLHSDLDELLNEAKNSEEKAKKAMVDAARLADELRAEQEHAQTQEKLRKALEQQIKELQVRLDEAEANALKGGKKAIQKLEQRVRELENELDGEQRRHADAQKNLRKAERRIKELTFQAEEDRKNHERMQDLVDKLQQKIKTYKRQIEEAEEIAALNLAKFRKAQQELEEAEERADLAEQAISKFRGKGRAGSAARGVSPAPQRTRPAFDGFGTFPPRFDLAPENDF from the exons ATGCCGAAGCCACAAGTACAAGAGGGTGAGGACCCCGATCCGACCCCATACCTGTTCGTCTCTCTCGAACAAAAGCGTATCGACCAGAGCAAGCCCTACGATGGCAAGAAGGCTTGCTGGGTTCCAGACGAAAAAGAGGGCTTCGTGCAGGGTGAAATTAAGGCCACCAAGGGTGACCTGGTGACCGTCAACCTTCCCGGAGGCGAG ACCAAAGACTTCAAGAAGGACCTAGTAGCACAAGTCAACCCGCCTAAGTACGAAAAATGTGAGGATATGTCCAATTTGACATACCTCAACGACGCTTCGGTTTTGTATAACTTGAAGCAGAGATATTACCATAAGCTTATTTAC ACTTACTCGGGTCTCTTCTGTGTGGCCATCAACCCTTACAAGAGATTCCCCGTGTACACCTTCCGATGTGCCAAGCTTTACCGAGGCAAGCGTCGTTCGGAAGTGCCACCCCACATTTTCGCCATTTCCGACGGCGCCTACGTCAACATGTTAACCAACCACGAAAATCAATCTATGTTGATTAC TGGTGAGTCTGGTGCCGGAAAGACTGAGAACACGAAGAAGGTAATTGCTTACTTCGCCACCGTTGGTGCTGCGCAAAAGAAAGACCCGTCGCAGGACAAAGGAAAGGGATCCCTGGAAGACCAGGTCGTCCAAACTAACCCTGTGCTTGAAGCCTTCGGTAACGCCAAGACTGTGCGTAACGACAACTCCTCGCGTTTC GGTAAATTCATCCGTATTCACTTCGGCCCCTCTGGAAAACTGGCTGGTGCTGACATTGAGACCT ACCTGCTCGAGAAGGCTCGTGTAATTTCCCAGCAAGCCCTTGAGCGTTCTTACCACATCTTCTACCAGATGATGTCTGGTTCCGTAAGCGGTCTTAAAG ACATGTGTCTGCTGTCAAACGACATACATGATTATTACATCGTATCGCAAGGAAAAACTACAATCCCAAACGTAGATGATGGCGAGGAATGTCTGTTGACCGAT CAAGCCTTCGACATTCTTGGTTTTACCCAAGAAGAGAAGGACAATGTATACAAGATCACCGCCGCTGTCATGCACATGGGTTGTATGAAGTTCAAGCAGAGGGGTCGTGAGGAACAGGCTGAAGCTGATGGCACTGAG GACGGTGACAAGGTTGCCAAGCTCCTCGGTGTTGACTGCGCTGACTTGTACAAGAACTTGCTGAAGCCCCGCATCAAGGTCGGAAACGAATTCGTGACCCAGGGTCGTAACAAGGACCAAGTCACCAACTCCGTCGGTGCTCTTTGTAAGGGCATGTTCGATCGTCTCTTCAAGTGGCTCGTCAAGAAGTGTAATGAAACCCTAGACACCAAGCAGAAGAGACAGCACTTCATCGGTGTACTGGATATTGCTGGTTTCGAAATCTTCGAC TTCAATGGGTTCGAACAACTTTGTATTAACTTCACAAATGAAAAACTACAACAATTCTTCAACCATCACATGTTTGTGTTGGAACAAGAAGAGTACACCAAGGAGGGAATTCATTGGGAATTCATTGACTTTGGAATGGACTTACTGGCCTGCATTGACCTTATCGAAAAG CCCATGGGTATCCTCTCAATTCTTGAGGAAGAGTCTATGTTCCCGAAAGCTACCGACCAGACTTTCGTTGAGAAGTTGAACAACAACCACTTGGGTAAATCTGCTCCTTACCTGAAGCCTAAGCCCCCCAAGCCTGGTTGCCAAGCCGCTCACTTCGCTATTGGTCACTACGCCGGTAAT gtCGGTTACAACATCACTGGCTGGCTTGAAAAGAACAAGGACCCTCTTAACGACACTGTCGTTGACCAATTCAAGAAGGGTGCCAACAAACTGTTGGTGGAAATTTTCGCTGACCATCCTGGCCAGTCTGGTGATGCTGGAGCTGGTGGTGGTGGCGGCAAGG GCGCTGGGGGCAAGCGTGCTAAGGGTTCTGCTTTCCAGACCGTGTCATCACTTTACAGG GAACAACTTAACAATCTGATGACAACGCTGAGGTCCACTCAACCTCACTTCGTGCGTTGTATCATTCCCAATGAATTGAAACAGGCTG GTCTCATCGACTCTCACCTTGTGATGCACCAGCTCACCTGTAACGGTGTGCTTGAAGGCATCCGTATTTGCCGTAAAGGTTTCCCCAACAGGATGGTCTACCCAGACTTCAAGCTCCG ctACAAGATCCTGGCCCCTCAAGCTGCGGAAAAAGAAACTGACCCTAAGAAAATCGCCCAAGTCATCTTAGAAGCTACGGGCTTGGATGTCGAGTCCTACCGTCTGGGTCATACCAAG GTATTCTTCCGCGCTGGTGTTCTGGGTCAGATGGAAGAATTGCGTGACGACAGGCTGTCTAAGATCGTATCTTGGCTCCAGGCCTACATCCGTGGTTACCTGTCCCGTAAGGACTTCAAGAAGTTGCAGGAACAGAG ATTGGCTCTCCAAGTTGTCCAACGCAACTTGCGCAAGTACTTGCAGCTCCGCACCTGGCCATGGTGGAAACTGTGGCAGAGGGTCAAGCCCCTCCTCAACGTCACCCGCATCGAGGATGAGATCGCG AAACTGGAGGAGAAGGCTCAAAAAGCCCAGGAGGCGTTTGAGAAGGAAGAAAAACTCCGCAAGGAGGTTGAGGCCCTCAACTCTAAACTGCTTGAGGAGAAGCAAGCCCTACTTGCTTCCCTCGAGGGAGAAAAGGGTTCTCTCTCTGAAACCCAGGAGCGTGCCAACAAACTCCAGGCACAGAAGGCTGATCTCGAGGGTCAACTTAgg gACACGCAAGACCGTCTCACCCAGGAAGAGGATGCCCGCAACCAACTATTCCAAGCCAAGAAGAAGTTGGAGCAGGAAATCTCTGGTTTAAAGAAAGATGTAGAAGACCTCGAATTAAACGTCCAGAAGGCTGAACAGGATAAGGCTACCAAGGACCACCAAATCCGCAACTTAAACGATGAAATCGCCCACCAGGACGAGCTCATTAACAAACTCAACAAGGAAAAGAAACTTCAAGGAGAATCTAACCAGAAGACCTCTGAGGAGCTGCAAGCCGCTGAGGACAAGGTTAACCACCTCAACAAGGTCAAGCAGAAGCTCGAGCAGACCCTTGATGAGCTCGAAGACTCATTGGAGCGTGAAAAGAAACTGCGCGGTGATGTTGAAAAGCAGAGGAGGAAGGTTGAAGGCGACCTTAAACTTACCCAGGAAGCCGTCTCCGACCTCGAACGCAACAAAAAGGAACTCGAACAAACCATTCAGCGCAAGGACAAGGAAATCTCTTCTCTCACTGCCAAGCTCGAAGACGAACAATCTTTGGTCAGCAAGGTCCAGAAACAGATCAAAGAACTGCAAGCCCGCATCGAGGAACTGGAAGAGGAAGTCGAATCCGAACGCCAGGCCCGTGCTAAGGCTGAGAAGCAGCGCGCTGATCTTGCTCGTGAACTCGAAGAGCTGGGTGAACGTCTTGAGGAAGCCGGTGGTGCCACCTCTGCTCAAATTGAACTTAACAAGAAGCGTGAGGCTGAGCTCAGCAAACTCCGTCGTGACTTGGAAGAAGCTAACATTCAGCACGAGTCCACCCTCGCTAACCTCCGCAAGAAGCACAACGATGCCGTTGCGGAAATGGGTGAGCAACTCGACCAGCTCAACAAGCTTAAGGCTAA GGCTGAACATGACCGTGCATCTTGCTACAACGAGCTTAACAACACACGTGCGGCCATTGACCAAGTTGCAAGGGAAAAG GCTGCTCAAGAAAAGATCGTCAAGCAACTTCAACACCAGCTCAACGAGGTTCAAAGCAAGGCTGATGAATCCAACCGCACCCTCAATGACCTGGATGCCGCTAAGAAGAAGTTGTCCATTGAGAACTCCGACCTGCTCCGCCAGTTGGAGGAGGCTGAGTCCCAGGTGTCGCAGCTCTCCAAGATTAAGGTGTCTCTCACCACTCAGCTGGAAGACACCAAGAGGCTCGCCGACGAAGAGGCCAGG GAACGCGCTACTTTGCTTGGCAAATTCCGCAACCTCGAACACGACTTGGACAACATCCGCGAGCAAGTGGAAGAGGAAGCCGAAGGCAAGGCTGACTTACAGCGTCAACTGTCGAAGGCTAACGCTGAAGCTCAACTCTGGCGCTCCAAGTACGAGTCCGAGGGTGTTGCCCGCTCCGAGGAACTCGAGGAAGCCAAGCGCAAGCTCCAAGCTCGTCTTGCCGAAGCCGAAGAAACCATCGAATCTCTCAACCAGAAGGTTGTTGCTCTCGAAAAGACCAAGCAGCGCCTTGCCACCGAAGTCGAGGACTTGCAACTCGAGGTTGACCGTGCCACCGCCATCGCTAACGCTGCTGAGAAGAAGCAAAAGGCCTTTGATAAGATCATCGGTGAATGGAAGCTCAAGGTTGATGACCTTGCTGCCGAACTTGATGCCAGCCAAAAGGAATGCCGTAACTACTCTACCGAATTATTCCGCCTTAAGGGTGCCTACGAGGAAGGTCAGGAACAACTCGAGGCCGTGCGCCGTGAAAACAAGAACCTCGCCGATGAAGTCAAGGATCTGCTTGATCAGATTGGCGAAGGTGGCCGCAACATCCACGAAATCGAGAAGGCCAGGAAGCGTCTTGAAGCTGAAAAAGACGAACTCCAGGCCGCTCTCGAGGAAGCCGAAGCAGCTCTTGAGCAGGAAGAAAACAAGGTTCTGCGTGCTCAACTCGAGCTGTCTCAGGTTAGACAGGAAATTGACAGGAGGATCCAGGAGAAGGAAGAGGAATTCGAGAATACCCGCAAGAACCACCAACGTGCCTTGGACTCTATGCAAGCTTCCCTTGAAGCAGAAGCTAAGGGCAAGGCTGAGGCCCTGCGCATGAAGAAGAAGTTGGAGGCTGACATCAATGAACTCGAGATCGCCCTCGACCACGCTAACAAGGCTAACGCTGAAGCCCAGAAGAACATTAAACGTTACCAGGCACAGATCAAGGACCTCCAAACTGCCTTGGAAGAAGAACAGCGTGCTCGTGATGATGCCCGCGAACAGCTTGGAATCTCAGAGCGTCGTGCTAACGCCCTCCAAAATGAGCTCGAGGAATCTCGTACGCTCCTTGAACAAGCCGACCGTGCTCGTCGTCAAGCTGAACAAGAACTTGGTGATGCCCACGAACAGCTCAACGAACTTTCTGCTCAAAGCGCTTCCCTCTCTGCTGCTAAGAGGAAACTCGAGTCTGAGCTCCAAACCCTGCACTCTGACCTTGACGAACTCCTTAACGAGGCTAAGAACTCCGAGGAGAAGGCAAAGAAAGCCATGGTTGATGCAGCCAGGCTTGCCGACGAACTCCGTGCTGAGCAAGAACACGCCCAGACCCAGGAGAAGCTTCGCAAGGCACTTGAACAGCAGATCAAGGAATTGCAAGTCAGACTTGATGAAGCTGAAGCTAACGCACTCAAGGGAGGCAAGAAGGCCATCCAGAAACTTGAACAAAGAGTAAGGGAGCTTGAAAACGAGCTTGATGGTGAACAGAGGAGGCACGCTGATGCACAGAAGAACCTGCGCAAGGCTGAAAGACGCATCAAGGAATTGACCTTCCAGGCCGAAGAAGACCGCAAGAACCATGAACGCATGCAGGATCTGGTCGACAAACTGCAGCAGAAGATCAAGACCTACAAGAGGCAGATCGAAGAAGCCGAAGAGATCGCCGCCCTTAACTTGGCTAAGTTCCGTAAGGCACAGCAAGAATTGGAAGAAGCCGAAGAAAGGGCAGACCTTGCCGAGCAAGCTATCAGCAAATTCCGTGGCAAGGGACGCGCGGGATCAGCTGCGAGAGGAGTTAGTCCAGCG CCCCAACGTACGCGCCCCGCCTTTGACGGTTTCGGCACCTTCCCACCAAGGTTCGACCTGGCGCCCGAAAACGATTTCTAA